The Flavobacteriales bacterium region GAAGATCCTCGCCTATTCTGTTCCAGGTCTTTCCTTGATCATCTGAGCGGTAGACATAGGCATCCATGTGATCCTGTCTATAGCCATTCAGACTGACATAGAGGCGGTCCTTATTGTGATGGGAGGCACACACTCGGGTGACCCAAAGTGAATCTACCAGACCCTGGCCGATATCTATCCATTCTGCACCTCCATCTGAGCTGAGGTGTACCCGTCCATCATCACTTCCTACCACGATGAGTCCGAATTGAAGCGGGCTCTCATGGATGCTCGTCAAGGTACCAAAGGGTACGTTTCCTTCCTTTCCACCATAGGTGAGGTCGGGACTGATGGTCTCGAAATTCTCAGCTCTATCCAAGGAACGATGTACCTTATTGGACCCCATATACAGTATATCCGGGTTATGGGTACTGAGATGGATCGGGGTCTGCCAATTCCATCGGAGCGGTTTCTCACCCAAATCATGTTCAGGGTGGAAATAGAGGGGCTTCTCACGGAACTGTAGTCTGTAGTAGTGACCGAATTGATATCCGGTGTAAACGGCACCATCTGCACCTGGTTCTACTTCGATCTGCATACCGTCTCCGCCCATCAGTTGTTCATAGGGATAGTTGCCGGTCTGCAGCCATTGGGCAGAAGCCTCATAGTCATGCGGGCCTTTCCATACCCCATTGTCCTGTAGGCCACCATACACGATATACTCCTCTTCATTATCGACCTGTACGGTATAGAATTGACCCACTGCTGGGGAATTGCAATTCACATAGTGTGCTCCGTTGTCATAGCTGATATTGAGCCCACCGTCATTCCCGTTGATCAAATGGCCGGGTCGCTCTGGGTCGAGCCAGAGGGCGTGATGATCGGCATGTACATTCTCGGGATTGATGTTCTTCCAAGTGGCTCCACCATCAGAGGAGAACAAAAGCGGAACTCCTCCGATATAGACCCAATCTCCATCCCCGGGTTGGATATGGATCATCCCGAAATAATATCCGTAGCTGTAGACCAGATCATCCAAATATCCTTCATGGGTCCGGTTCCAAGTGCCTTGGTCGAAATTGTATCGATAGACTTCAGCACCGATCACAGGAGTGTCAAAAAGGTCTGTATTGGCATCCGATAGGTAGTCATAGAGTGCTCGAGGTGCAATTTCCCCATCGATGATCTGCTGGCGAATGAGTTCATAGGTGTATTTCTCTGGGAATTTATTGTCCTTCAAGAAGTCTACTACCTCCTCTTGGTCAAGGGCCATGAACTCTTCGATGGTCATATCCTCAAAAGCAGATCTATCCAAGGCTGCGGAATCATCATCCTCTTCTGAAGGTCTTCTGTCCTGATTATCGTGGGTGGCATAGAGATAGGTCATGCCATCGGCTGAAGTGACATCCAAGCCTATCCTCCCTACAGTTTCTCCTTGCGGAAAACCGCTCTCTGTACCAGAAAGGTGTGACCAATTCTGTCCTCCATCCACGCTCTCATAGATTCCACTTAGTCGTCCGTTGCCTCTGAAATCCCATGCTTCACGATGCCTGTCCCAGAGAGCTGCGTATAGTTTATCCGGGTCATCGGGGTGAAGAGCAAGATCCACCGCTCCTACATCTAGATCCAGCACGTGGGACCACTTTTCTCCAGAATCCGAGGACATAAAGACACCTCTTTGTCCACCATCGGAGTACAAGGGTCCGAGGGCAGCTACCCATACCTTGTTGCCATCCTCCGGGTGTACGATGATCTTCCCTATATGGTGAGAATCAGCTAGTCCTACATGCTGCCAGGATGCGCCATGGTCCGAGCTGCGAAATACCCCCAGACCACTATAGGATGATCGGCTACTATTGACTTCTCCGGTCCCCACCCAAATAGTGGTATCCTTCCAATCCACTCCGATGGCTCCGATGGTCATGACAGCTTGGTCATCGAACAGCGGCTCGAAGGAGTGGCCATTGTTACGCGTCTCCCATAGACCTCCAGAAGCATATGCGACAAAGAAATGTGTGGGGTCTGCTGGATTCACGGCCAGGTCGACCACCCGTCCACTCATCACAGTGGGGCCTACAGAGACGAAAGAGATTCCTTTGAGAGTACTGGACTCGATCAGGGATTGGCGCTTATCTGCCTCTCGGAGGCGCAGGTCGCCTTCTGTAGGCTCTACTTGGCCGGTCGATGTGGTCAGGATTAAAAGGGTCAGCAGAGTGAGGATCGGTCTAATCATAGTAGAAAGAAAGAAAAAACCCAGACGCGATGGTCTGGGTCTTCCTCATTTCTTGTGCGAAGTGCTTACTTGGCGGCAACACGCTTTATACTGCAACCGATGGGTTTGGTCTCTTGGACCTTGATTTTCTCGCCTCTGACCATAGCGGTCATGGCAGTCTTCAGATAAGCTGCATCCACCTCTTTGCGTCTATCCACATTGTCATCGATCGCGCCTTGGTAGACGAGTTCCATATCGCTGTTGAATAGGAATACATGTGGGGTGGTCTTAGCACCGAAGGCATCGGCAAGTACATGATCTTGATCGAGCACATAGTGGCTGATAAAAGCTTTCTCCTTGGCTCTCTCTACCATGTCCTCAAAAGAGTCTCCCTTAGTACGTTTAGCTTCGTTTGAATTCACCAGGACCGAACCCACTTGGAGTTCTTTGGCCATTTTGGCGAGTTCATTGTAGCGATTCTCCCATCCTTCGCTCTTGGATCCGTTTCCAATGACGAATGGACAGGTGTTGCATGAGAAGATCACTAGAAGGCCATTGTCTTGAGCGATCTTTTCCAGGTTGAGTTGTTTTCCAGAGACATCTTTCAGGGCCAGGTCGGTCTTGGGTGCTTTAGAACCGATTTTGAGATTGGATGACTCGCTGCTCGGTGTGAATGCCAGTGTGCATGAGAGCAAAGTGACGATAAGGATATTGAATTTCATAGTGATGAATTTTTTTCAAAGCTCACACATAAAACGTACCGATCTCCATGAATTCCGTAATCGGTCTAAAAAAAGTGTAAGAATCGATGAATCAGGGTCCAACGCAGATGGATGATGGATTTTTATAGCCGGAATGAAACCTCTATGTAGGACT contains the following coding sequences:
- a CDS encoding thioredoxin family protein; protein product: MKFNILIVTLLSCTLAFTPSSESSNLKIGSKAPKTDLALKDVSGKQLNLEKIAQDNGLLVIFSCNTCPFVIGNGSKSEGWENRYNELAKMAKELQVGSVLVNSNEAKRTKGDSFEDMVERAKEKAFISHYVLDQDHVLADAFGAKTTPHVFLFNSDMELVYQGAIDDNVDRRKEVDAAYLKTAMTAMVRGEKIKVQETKPIGCSIKRVAAK
- a CDS encoding glycosyl hydrolase, with translation MIRPILTLLTLLILTTSTGQVEPTEGDLRLREADKRQSLIESSTLKGISFVSVGPTVMSGRVVDLAVNPADPTHFFVAYASGGLWETRNNGHSFEPLFDDQAVMTIGAIGVDWKDTTIWVGTGEVNSSRSSYSGLGVFRSSDHGASWQHVGLADSHHIGKIIVHPEDGNKVWVAALGPLYSDGGQRGVFMSSDSGEKWSHVLDLDVGAVDLALHPDDPDKLYAALWDRHREAWDFRGNGRLSGIYESVDGGQNWSHLSGTESGFPQGETVGRIGLDVTSADGMTYLYATHDNQDRRPSEEDDDSAALDRSAFEDMTIEEFMALDQEEVVDFLKDNKFPEKYTYELIRQQIIDGEIAPRALYDYLSDANTDLFDTPVIGAEVYRYNFDQGTWNRTHEGYLDDLVYSYGYYFGMIHIQPGDGDWVYIGGVPLLFSSDGGATWKNINPENVHADHHALWLDPERPGHLINGNDGGLNISYDNGAHYVNCNSPAVGQFYTVQVDNEEEYIVYGGLQDNGVWKGPHDYEASAQWLQTGNYPYEQLMGGDGMQIEVEPGADGAVYTGYQFGHYYRLQFREKPLYFHPEHDLGEKPLRWNWQTPIHLSTHNPDILYMGSNKVHRSLDRAENFETISPDLTYGGKEGNVPFGTLTSIHESPLQFGLIVVGSDDGRVHLSSDGGAEWIDIGQGLVDSLWVTRVCASHHNKDRLYVSLNGYRQDHMDAYVYRSDDQGKTWNRIGEDLPKEPVNVILEDPMDEDLIYVGTDHGLYTSMDGGKSFQAMMSGLPHVPVHDMVIQKRENDLVIGTHGRSIYRADIEKLRELKGLDRDLHLFALDTVTGADRWGKAAWSKWFGVNEPELDIFFYETSTENCTLDIESEKGKTLNSLSIPEGQGLQSVIYDMSIADDAVEVLTKELRKKGQALPEQGENGVNYLPAGTYRLKLSCGTESAMEELIIK